Proteins encoded in a region of the Streptomyces sp. NBC_00310 genome:
- a CDS encoding ABC transporter substrate-binding protein has protein sequence MNHRRTLTGTLVAAALLASGCTGGGGSSKGADAKAPDDPSQVSGTIKVLTHRTDIVQDGTMKKYADAFNKTYPKVKVEFEALTDYEAEVKIRMNTENYGDVLMIPAVIKKNDYPKFFASLGTEKELSEKYRFTDFTAVDGKVYGQTTNGGTPGFVYNKKVWAEAGVTDWPTTPDEFLTALKAIRAKTDAVPYYTNFAAQWPLTSWTYVAGSVSCDTGATTRLAEGDPWAEGEDLRVGDTLLHDIVRQDLIEKDPTTTNWEGSKPRLAKGEIATAWLGSWAVLQFRQAAEKAGTNPDDIGFMPFPAQVDGTFCAVLSPDYSQAVNINSDHKEAARAWIDWFSTESGYADDNLLPSILKDAPLPEALKPYEEAGVKLIELDDAKGGLVKEIDSASEVGLYGPAYRQDLVDLARGAKDGSLDDFLADLSERWTEARKTVGS, from the coding sequence ATGAACCACCGAAGGACGCTCACCGGAACACTGGTCGCCGCAGCACTTCTCGCCTCGGGCTGCACAGGCGGTGGAGGCAGCTCGAAGGGCGCCGACGCCAAGGCTCCTGATGACCCGTCACAGGTCTCCGGAACCATCAAGGTCCTCACCCACCGCACCGACATCGTGCAGGACGGCACGATGAAGAAGTACGCGGACGCCTTCAACAAGACCTATCCGAAGGTCAAAGTGGAGTTCGAGGCCCTCACGGACTACGAGGCCGAGGTCAAGATCCGTATGAACACGGAGAACTACGGCGACGTCCTGATGATCCCGGCCGTCATCAAGAAGAACGACTACCCCAAGTTCTTCGCCTCGCTCGGCACCGAGAAGGAGCTGAGCGAGAAGTACCGCTTCACCGACTTCACCGCCGTCGACGGCAAGGTCTACGGGCAGACCACGAACGGCGGCACCCCCGGCTTCGTCTACAACAAGAAGGTCTGGGCCGAGGCCGGCGTCACCGACTGGCCCACCACACCGGACGAGTTCCTCACCGCCCTGAAGGCCATCAGGGCGAAGACGGACGCGGTGCCGTACTACACCAACTTCGCCGCGCAGTGGCCGCTCACGTCCTGGACCTACGTCGCCGGCTCGGTCAGCTGCGACACCGGGGCCACCACACGGCTCGCCGAGGGCGACCCCTGGGCGGAGGGCGAGGACCTGCGCGTCGGCGACACCCTGCTCCACGACATCGTGCGGCAGGACCTGATCGAGAAGGACCCGACGACCACCAACTGGGAGGGCTCCAAGCCCCGGCTGGCGAAGGGCGAGATCGCCACCGCCTGGCTCGGCTCCTGGGCGGTCCTGCAGTTCCGCCAGGCCGCCGAGAAGGCGGGCACGAACCCCGACGACATCGGCTTCATGCCGTTCCCCGCCCAGGTCGACGGCACGTTCTGCGCGGTCCTCAGCCCCGACTACAGCCAGGCCGTGAACATCAACTCCGACCACAAGGAGGCGGCCCGCGCCTGGATCGACTGGTTCTCCACCGAGTCCGGCTACGCGGACGACAACCTGCTGCCCTCGATCCTCAAGGACGCCCCTCTCCCCGAGGCCCTGAAGCCGTACGAGGAGGCCGGGGTGAAGCTCATCGAGCTGGACGACGCCAAGGGCGGCCTCGTCAAGGAGATCGACAGCGCCTCCGAGGTCGGCCTCTACGGCCCCGCGTACCGCCAGGACCTGGTCGACCTCGCCCGCGGCGCCAAGGACGGCAGCCTGGACGACTTCCTCGCCGACCTCAGCGAGCGCTGGACCGAGGCCCGGAAGACCGTGGGGTCCTGA
- a CDS encoding carbohydrate ABC transporter permease → MPHTRTTAPSHATEKAARPSTAAPPPPTPRRAPRKVRLWRKLTPWLFLAAPLALLIAFTYAPVANMLAYSFTDWDGVSPELKYTGADNYIEIFTRPELFQVFFVSGYYLAASAVQIAAALYFATILSFNVRFRNLFKGLLFFPYLINGVAIGFVFLYFFQDGGTLDSVLALFGHESDRAWLGTSTSANISLAGVSVWRYMGLNFVLFLGAIQSIPGELYEAAELDGANRWHQFRYIIAPGIRPVLSLSVILSISGSLSVFEIPYIMTGGATGTETFVIQTVKLAFQFNKTGLASAAAVVLLLIILAVTWLQRRLVPDDRVDLV, encoded by the coding sequence ATGCCCCACACGCGTACGACCGCCCCCTCGCACGCGACGGAGAAGGCGGCGCGGCCCTCCACGGCCGCGCCCCCGCCTCCCACGCCACGGCGCGCACCCCGCAAGGTGCGCCTCTGGCGGAAGCTCACCCCCTGGCTCTTCCTGGCCGCCCCGCTGGCCCTGCTGATCGCCTTCACCTACGCCCCGGTCGCCAACATGCTGGCGTACAGCTTCACCGACTGGGACGGCGTCAGCCCCGAACTGAAGTACACCGGTGCCGACAACTACATCGAGATCTTCACCCGCCCCGAGCTGTTCCAGGTCTTCTTCGTCAGCGGCTACTACCTCGCCGCGTCAGCCGTGCAGATAGCCGCCGCCCTCTACTTCGCGACGATCCTCAGCTTCAACGTCCGCTTCCGGAACCTCTTCAAGGGCCTCCTCTTCTTCCCGTACCTGATCAACGGCGTCGCGATCGGCTTCGTCTTCCTGTACTTCTTCCAGGACGGCGGCACCCTCGACTCGGTCCTCGCCCTCTTCGGCCACGAGTCCGACCGCGCCTGGCTCGGCACGTCGACGTCCGCGAACATCTCCCTCGCGGGCGTCTCCGTCTGGCGCTACATGGGCCTGAACTTCGTGCTCTTCCTCGGCGCGATCCAGTCGATCCCGGGGGAGTTGTACGAGGCGGCCGAACTCGACGGGGCCAACCGCTGGCACCAGTTCCGGTACATCATCGCGCCCGGCATCCGCCCGGTCCTGAGCCTGAGCGTGATCCTCTCGATCTCCGGATCCCTCTCGGTCTTCGAGATCCCGTACATCATGACCGGCGGCGCCACCGGCACCGAGACCTTCGTGATCCAGACCGTGAAGCTCGCGTTCCAGTTCAACAAGACGGGCCTCGCGTCCGCCGCCGCGGTCGTCCTGCTGCTGATCATCCTGGCGGTGACGTGGCTGCAACGCCGACTGGTCCCCGACGACAGGGTGGACCTCGTATGA
- a CDS encoding carbohydrate ABC transporter permease — protein MTTLTTPTPVTRRRVARTLTYLSLVGASIVVLLPLLVVLLTSLKTERQMADDSGALTLPDSFLNFENYATAFRDGEMLVAFGNTAFILFFAVSGTVLIGSMAAYAIDRFTFRFRKLVVALFLVATLVPGVTTQVATFQIVDSFGMFDTLWAPIALYMGTDIVSIYIFLQFVRSIPISLDESARLDGANAFTIYRKIIFPLLKPAIATVVIVKGITVYNDFYIPFLYMPSDDLGVISTSLFRFKGPFGAHWETISAGAVLVILPTLIVFLALQRFIYNGFTRGATK, from the coding sequence ATGACGACACTGACGACTCCAACCCCGGTGACGCGCAGGCGAGTTGCCCGCACCCTCACCTACCTGTCCCTGGTCGGCGCGTCGATCGTGGTCCTCCTGCCCCTCCTGGTGGTCCTGCTGACCTCGCTCAAGACCGAGCGGCAGATGGCGGACGACAGCGGCGCACTCACGCTGCCGGACAGCTTCCTGAACTTCGAGAACTACGCGACGGCCTTCCGTGACGGCGAGATGCTCGTCGCCTTCGGCAACACGGCCTTCATCCTCTTCTTCGCCGTCTCCGGAACGGTCCTCATCGGCTCGATGGCGGCCTACGCGATCGACCGCTTCACCTTCCGCTTCCGGAAGCTGGTCGTCGCGCTCTTCCTCGTCGCCACCCTCGTCCCCGGCGTCACCACCCAGGTCGCGACCTTCCAGATCGTCGACAGCTTCGGCATGTTCGACACCCTCTGGGCCCCGATCGCCCTCTACATGGGCACCGACATCGTCTCGATCTACATCTTCCTGCAGTTCGTGCGATCGATCCCGATCTCCCTCGACGAGTCCGCCCGCCTGGACGGAGCCAACGCCTTCACGATCTACCGGAAGATCATTTTCCCGCTCCTCAAACCCGCGATCGCCACCGTCGTCATCGTCAAAGGGATCACCGTCTACAACGACTTCTACATCCCCTTCCTCTACATGCCCTCCGACGACCTCGGCGTGATCTCGACCTCCCTCTTCCGCTTCAAGGGGCCCTTCGGCGCCCACTGGGAAACGATCTCGGCAGGAGCGGTCCTGGTGATCCTGCCGACCCTGATCGTCTTCCTGGCCCTGCAGAGGTTCATCTACAACGGCTTCACGAGAGGGGCTACGAAGTAA